In the Mesoplodon densirostris isolate mMesDen1 chromosome 11, mMesDen1 primary haplotype, whole genome shotgun sequence genome, CCCAAGGCTTAGGGCTCAGTGACTCCACAGGTCACGCCTGGCATTAGGGCTGGGGGCCAGGCCTagaccacctcccacctcctagCTTCCTTCCAGGCTGAAGGACCCAGCCCTCTCGGCCCCGGTGATgcgggaacaggatcccaggactCAGGCAGTGGTTCCCAGGGCTTCTGGGGTCTGAGTGCCCCCTCTCCATCTGGCCCCAGCCCTCCTCCACCCATGCCCCTGGAGGCCCTATGAGAGGAGAAAGGTGCCAGGAACACAGACTTCAGCCAGTGAGGGGAGAGGCCTAGGGAGCATTCTGGAGGCACTGCTAGGATACTGCAGCAGGGGCCCAGCCAACagcggggaagggggagggactcACTCAGACACATGCACGAAGATGTCCTCTGACCCGTTCTCCGGGGTGATGAAGCCGTGGCCCTGTGAGCGTGAGAACTGCTTACAGACACCCTTGAACACGGGGCCAGCCGAGGCACGGGCTGTCCTGAAGATAGGGTAGGGGTATTGGAACTGTGGGCTGGGGACCCCCTCCCTGGACCCCCACAGCTCTCCAGGGGCCCATCTGTGGGGCCTGCCTCAGTGCTGTGGAGAACCCTCCCCAGGCCAGAAACCACCCATAGAGACTAGTTCAGTCCTCTCATCATCCCATTGGACaataaggagactgaggcccagagagggaaactgGCTCTCCCAGGGTGCACAGCAAGTGGGTCTCTTGACTCCCAGCCAGTGCCCCTCTCTCTGTACAAGACCCTCCCCTCCTGAGCTTACATGGATTCCTGTTGTAAGATTTCGAAGTGAAGAATGTACAGCCTAGGCTTGAATAACTCCCAGAACGAGGAGCTCACTATCTCCTGAAGCAGCAGTATCCATCCTGTTCACTTATttgtcattcatccattcattcatcattaaGCATCTGCTCTGTGCCTGGTCTTGGGTTGGACATGGGACAATCAGCGCTTGCCATCAAAAACCcctcctttggggcttccctggtggcgcagtggttaagagtccgcctgccgatgcaggggatgcgggttcatgcccctgtcctggaggatcccacatgccgtggagcggctgggcccgtgagccatggccactgagcctgcgcgtccggagcctgtgctccgcagcgggagaggccacaacagtgagaggcccacgtaccgcaaaaaaaaaacaaacccctcCTTTGACCAAACCAAGTCAGCCTCCCTGTGGCTCCCACAAAACCCTTCCCCAATTTGACTCCACCCCGTGACCTACCCCAAAAACCCAGGGCTGGTCTCTGTCCagcctgcctgcctctctccaAAGGTCCACCCCATGCCTCTGCTTTTGCCCAGGCTGTTTCATCCACCGGGAGCACCCAGCTTCCTTCTTCACCTGATACATCTTCCAAACCCAGCTAGGACATCTTCCCTGATGCCCAACATTTGGTCCTCATGCCCAACCCAGCCAGGTGTAGTGAATGGTGGACAAATTCCCTCTGGATTGTAAGCACCTTGCAGGCTGAGACTTTGCCTTATTCATCGCTGGATCCCCTGGTCGGGAGCTCAATACAactttgtggaatgaatgaatgctagCAGTTACTGGAAGGTCCTTACACAGCTCCCCTGTCCTCGGGTGAAGACaagaggggatggaggaggatGGGAGCTGGGCAGCCCCGACTGGAGCCCTGTCCTGGGGAAGGACCACCAGAGCCTGGGTGAGGGGCAGGTACTCACGCTGAATACGTCCTGGTCCGTTTGGTGGGCAGGGGACTGGGCAGGTCCCGAGATGAGACACAGCCTCGCTCCCAGACCCTGCTGCCCTCCCGGTGGAATGGGAAGGTGGGCCAGACAGGGGACTTGGGGGAGTGGAGTGGGGGCACGACCGGGGCTGGCGTGGGCTCCGAAGTCATGGCGGAGCCAGTGGGAGAGCCTGGTGGGCTCCCAGGCACAGGGGCCGGTGAAGGGCTTGGGCGTCCTTGCGGGCAGGGCCCGGCCTGGCCCTGCTCGGCGGCCTCACCAGCCACAGGCTCCGtctggaagggggagagagaggtatAGGTGAGTGTGGTCCAGGGTGGGCAGCTTCTGGACACAAGTCTGGAGGGCTGGGCCTGCCTGCTACTCCTGACAGAGTGAGTTCAGGCCACTCACAGCCCCTACCTGACTCAGTGTCCTCCCCAGAAAGACAAAATGGTCATACAACCTTGctgtgggctgaattgtgttcccctaaaattcacatgttgaaatcctaacccctccaatgtgatagtatttggagatgggg is a window encoding:
- the CSDC2 gene encoding cold shock domain-containing protein C2, giving the protein MTSEPTPAPVVPPLHSPKSPVWPTFPFHREGSRVWERGCVSSRDLPSPLPTKRTRTYSATARASAGPVFKGVCKQFSRSQGHGFITPENGSEDIFVHVSDIEGEYVPVEGDEVTYKMCPIPPKNQKFQAVEVVLTQLAPHTPHETWSGQVVGS